The genomic interval CTGGGTCGCGCGCAGGTTGGGCGTCTGGTCGCCGCGGCGGCAGACGCCGACCAGCGCGTTCGGCTCCTCCGATCCGGCGCTCAGGATGCCGCGCGGCCGATGGTACTTGAACGAGCGGCCGACGAGGTGGACGCCGTTGGCCAGCAGCGCGGAGGCCAGCGTGTCGCCGGCGTGGCCCTGATAGGCCGTGCCGTCGAAGCGGAAGCGCAGCGGCCGGCCGCGGTCGATGCGCCCGCCGCTCCTGGTGCGGAAGGGCTGCGTCGTGCCGGAAATCGCGCTCATCGGGCCGCCTCCGCCGCCAGCGCGTCGAGGTCGGGCTTCGGCTCGTCGGCCTTGTAGGTGCGGATGAACCGGTCGCTCACCGTGTCGCGCACGGCGTTGAAGAACCGGCCGCAGCCGTGGGCGTGGCGCCAGCGTTCGGCCAGCAGGCCGCGCGTGTTGGAGCGCATGTAGAGGAACTGTGCCCAGTCCTCGTCCGACAGCGCCGAGGGATCTGCGGGTCGGGCGATATGGGCCTCGCCGCCGTAGCGGAATTCGATCTCGGGTCGCTCGACGCCGCAATAGGGGCAATGGATCAGCAGCATGGGCGCTTCCCTCAGTGGGCCACGGCGGCGGCCGCCGCCTCGTCGATCAGCCGGCCGGTGCGGAACCGGTCGAGCGAGAAGGGCGCGGCGATCGGATGCGGCTCGCCGGTCGCGAGCGTGTGGGCGAAGACGTGGCCGGAGCCGGGCGTCGCCTTGAAGCCGCCGGTGCCCCAGCCGCAGTTGACGAACAGGCCCGGCACCGGCGTCTTGCCGATGATCGGCGAGCGGTCCGGCGTGTTGTCGACGATGCCGCCCCAGTTCCTCAGCATGCGCATGCGCCGGAACATCGGGAACAGCTCGCAGATGGCGTCGATCGTGTGGGTGGTGATGTGGAGGCCGCCGGCCTGGGAATAGGACACGAACTGGTCGGTGCCGGCGCCGATCACCAGCTCGCCCTTGTCCGACTGGGAAATGTAGGCGTGGATGGTGTTGGACATCACCACGCAGGGAAACGCCGGCTTGACCGGCTCCGACACCAGCGCCTGCAGCGGGTTGGATTCCAGCGGCAGCTTCAGCCCGGCCATGGCCATCACCGCCGAGGTGTTGCCGGCGGCGACGCAGCCGATCTTCTTGGCGCCGATGAAGCCCCTTGAGGTGTCGACGC from Polymorphum gilvum SL003B-26A1 carries:
- a CDS encoding sarcosine oxidase subunit delta, whose protein sequence is MLLIHCPYCGVERPEIEFRYGGEAHIARPADPSALSDEDWAQFLYMRSNTRGLLAERWRHAHGCGRFFNAVRDTVSDRFIRTYKADEPKPDLDALAAEAAR